One window of Candidatus Dependentiae bacterium genomic DNA carries:
- the tuf gene encoding elongation factor Tu, with protein sequence MAKGIFERKKPHCNIGTIGHVDHGKTSLTAAITKYLATKGLANFRAFDQIDNAPEEKARGITIAVSHVEYETEKRHYAHVDCPGHADYVKNMITGAAQMDGAILVVSAADGPMPQTREHILLAGQVGVPAIVVFMNKVDMVDDEGLIELVEEEIRELLTQYGFPGKDIPIIRGSALKVLEGDTSEIGSQSIQRLMDAVDSYIPTPVRDTEKAFLMPIEDVFSISGRGTVVTGRVERGVAKIGEDIEIVGFRDTQRSTITGIEMFNKELKETQPGDNVGILLRGTKKEDVERGQVVAKVGSITPHKKFKAKIVTLKKEEGGRHTPFFNGYRPQFYFRTTDVTGNITLPAGREMVMPGDEVEVVVELVGKIAMDKELKFAVREGGRTVGAGIVTEIIE encoded by the coding sequence ATGGCAAAAGGTATATTTGAAAGAAAAAAACCGCATTGTAATATTGGAACAATTGGTCACGTTGACCATGGTAAGACATCTTTGACTGCGGCAATAACAAAATATTTAGCAACAAAAGGTTTGGCTAATTTTAGAGCTTTTGATCAAATTGATAATGCTCCGGAAGAAAAAGCCAGAGGTATTACAATTGCAGTATCTCACGTTGAATATGAAACTGAAAAACGTCACTATGCACACGTAGACTGTCCAGGTCACGCCGACTATGTAAAAAATATGATTACCGGTGCTGCTCAAATGGATGGTGCAATATTGGTTGTTTCCGCTGCTGACGGACCAATGCCTCAAACCAGAGAACACATTTTATTAGCTGGACAGGTTGGTGTTCCCGCAATAGTGGTATTCATGAATAAAGTGGATATGGTTGATGATGAAGGTTTGATTGAATTGGTTGAAGAAGAAATTAGAGAACTTTTAACACAATATGGTTTTCCTGGAAAAGATATTCCTATTATTAGAGGTTCTGCATTAAAAGTTTTAGAGGGTGATACATCTGAAATAGGTAGCCAATCAATTCAGCGCTTGATGGATGCTGTTGATAGCTATATTCCAACACCTGTAAGAGACACTGAAAAAGCATTTTTAATGCCAATAGAAGACGTATTCTCAATTTCAGGAAGAGGTACTGTTGTTACGGGTCGTGTAGAAAGAGGTGTGGCAAAAATTGGTGAAGACATAGAAATAGTCGGTTTTAGAGATACACAAAGATCTACAATAACCGGTATTGAAATGTTTAATAAAGAGTTAAAAGAAACTCAACCTGGTGATAACGTTGGTATACTTCTTCGTGGTACAAAAAAAGAAGATGTAGAGCGTGGTCAAGTTGTTGCAAAAGTTGGTTCTATAACTCCACACAAAAAATTTAAAGCAAAAATTGTTACATTGAAAAAAGAAGAAGGTGGAAGACACACTCCATTTTTCAATGGATATAGACCTCAGTTTTATTTTAGAACAACAGACGTAACTGGAAATATTACACTTCCAGCTGGTCGCGAGATGGTAATGCCTGGCGATGAAGTTGAAGTAGTCGTTGAACTTGTT